A region from the Variovorax sp. V93 genome encodes:
- a CDS encoding alpha-1,4-glucan--maltose-1-phosphate maltosyltransferase, with translation MMKLFANPQAPAASVAPDVRDGNRRAVIDAVLPSVDHGRFAVKCIVGERVQVKAHCFTDGHDVLRVQLCWRPQGKAEFREVPMKPLVNDVWEASFAPPALGRYFYTVVAWVDPFESWRHEMTRRVDPDDVRIASQVGALEVAGAAERAEGADRQALANWATELDAVAADPGADVSALKALALDEELAMLARRHPDRRHEVRFSLELPLEAERERARFSTWYELFPRSAGTTPGVHGTFKDVEARLPAIAAMGFDVLYFPPIHPIGRLQRKGPNNALASGPDDVGSPWAIGAAEGGHKSILPALGTAEDFRHLCAEAASHGLEIALDIAFQCAPDHPYVKAHPDWFRWRPDGSVQYAENPPKKYQDIYPFNFESEDWRGLWAELRSVIEHWIGEGVRIFRVDNPHTKAFAFWEWVIGEIRRAHPEVIFLAEAFTRPKVMHRLAKLGFSQSYTYFTWRNTKQELVEYFTELSTPPGVDYFRPNVWPNTPDILHEQLQGGEASVYMARLVLAATLAANYGIYGPAYELRDHRPRSPGSEEYLDSEKYQLRHWNHDDPGSLAPFITRVNHIRRENPALHRDRGLRFLRIDNDQLLAYAKVSEGGDNVVVTVVNLDPHNVQSGWLELDPQSVGVDRSRPFQMHDLLSGQRFIWQGGWHYVKLDPHSVPAHIFVVRRRHGDERDFDYFL, from the coding sequence ATGATGAAACTGTTCGCAAACCCGCAGGCGCCCGCGGCTTCCGTGGCGCCCGATGTGCGCGACGGCAACCGCCGCGCGGTCATCGATGCCGTGCTGCCGTCGGTGGACCACGGCCGCTTCGCCGTGAAGTGCATCGTCGGCGAAAGGGTGCAGGTGAAGGCGCACTGCTTCACCGACGGCCACGACGTGCTGCGCGTGCAGCTGTGCTGGCGTCCGCAGGGCAAGGCCGAGTTCCGCGAGGTGCCGATGAAGCCGCTCGTCAACGACGTGTGGGAGGCGTCCTTTGCGCCGCCCGCGCTCGGACGCTACTTCTACACCGTGGTGGCCTGGGTCGATCCCTTCGAGTCGTGGCGCCATGAAATGACGCGCCGCGTGGACCCCGACGACGTGCGCATCGCCTCGCAGGTGGGCGCGCTGGAAGTGGCGGGCGCGGCCGAGCGGGCCGAGGGCGCGGACCGCCAGGCGCTGGCCAACTGGGCCACCGAGCTCGATGCCGTGGCAGCCGACCCCGGCGCGGACGTGTCGGCGCTCAAGGCGCTGGCGCTGGACGAAGAGCTCGCCATGCTGGCGCGCCGGCACCCCGACCGCCGGCACGAGGTGCGCTTTTCCCTCGAGCTGCCGCTGGAGGCCGAGCGCGAGCGTGCGCGCTTCAGCACCTGGTACGAGCTGTTCCCGCGCTCGGCCGGCACCACGCCCGGCGTGCACGGCACCTTCAAGGACGTGGAGGCGCGGCTGCCCGCCATCGCGGCCATGGGCTTCGACGTGCTGTACTTTCCGCCGATCCACCCGATCGGCCGGCTGCAGCGCAAGGGTCCCAACAACGCGCTGGCCAGCGGGCCCGACGATGTCGGCAGCCCCTGGGCCATTGGCGCGGCCGAGGGCGGCCACAAGTCCATTCTTCCGGCGCTGGGCACGGCGGAAGACTTTCGCCACCTCTGCGCAGAGGCCGCCTCGCACGGGCTGGAGATCGCGCTGGACATCGCCTTCCAGTGCGCGCCCGACCATCCCTACGTGAAGGCGCATCCCGACTGGTTCCGCTGGCGCCCCGACGGCAGCGTGCAGTACGCGGAGAACCCGCCCAAGAAGTACCAGGACATCTATCCCTTCAACTTCGAGAGCGAGGACTGGCGCGGCCTGTGGGCCGAGCTGCGCAGCGTGATCGAGCACTGGATCGGCGAGGGCGTGCGCATCTTCCGCGTCGACAACCCGCACACCAAGGCCTTCGCATTCTGGGAGTGGGTGATCGGCGAGATCCGGCGCGCGCATCCGGAAGTGATCTTCCTGGCCGAGGCCTTCACGCGGCCGAAGGTGATGCACCGGCTTGCGAAGCTGGGCTTCTCGCAGTCCTACACCTACTTCACCTGGCGCAACACCAAGCAGGAGCTGGTCGAATACTTCACCGAGCTTTCCACGCCGCCCGGCGTGGACTACTTCCGGCCCAACGTGTGGCCCAACACGCCCGACATCCTGCACGAGCAGCTGCAGGGCGGCGAAGCCTCGGTGTACATGGCGCGGCTGGTGCTTGCCGCCACGCTCGCGGCCAACTACGGCATCTACGGGCCGGCCTACGAGCTGCGTGACCACCGGCCGCGCTCGCCCGGCAGCGAGGAATACCTGGACTCCGAAAAATACCAGCTGCGCCACTGGAACCACGACGACCCGGGCAGCCTGGCGCCGTTCATCACCCGCGTGAACCACATCCGCCGCGAGAACCCGGCGCTGCACCGGGACCGCGGCCTGCGCTTCCTGCGCATCGACAACGACCAGCTGCTGGCCTATGCCAAGGTCTCGGAGGGCGGCGACAACGTGGTCGTGACGGTGGTCAATCTCGATCCGCACAACGTGCAGTCAGGCTGGCTCGAGCTCGACCCCCAGAGCGTGGGCGTCGACCGTTCGCGCCCGTTCCAGATGCACGACCTGCTGAGCGGGCAGCGCTTCATCTGGCAGGGCGGCTGGCACTACGTCAAGCTCGATCCGCACAGCGTGCCCGCGCACATCTTCGTCGTACGGCGGCGCCACGGCGACGAGCGCGACTTCGACTACTTCCTGTGA